The proteins below are encoded in one region of Corynebacterium felinum:
- the argF gene encoding ornithine carbamoyltransferase, whose product MTSLDITNPICNGVRHFIADDHLSPAEQAEVLALAAELKKNPYAQRPLEGPQSVAVLFDKTSTRTRFSFEAGIAELGGNPIVVETAKTQMGKGETYQDTAAVLSRMVTAIVWRTYAHAGFWAMAETSRVPIINALCEDFHPCQILADLQTIIENLCPDQGQAGLKGRKAVYLGDGDNNMANSYMLGFATAGMDISIIAPEQFQPKAQFVERARTRALLTGAQVVVTSDLNEVHGADVVITDTWVSMGMEDDGLDRTTPFMPYQVNDEIMQKANKNAIFMHCLPAYRGSEVTASVIDGPQSVVFDEAENRLHAQKALLTWLIAHQPKNQ is encoded by the coding sequence ATGACTAGCCTTGATATCACCAACCCCATCTGCAACGGGGTACGCCACTTCATCGCCGACGATCACCTTAGCCCCGCCGAGCAAGCAGAAGTACTTGCACTTGCAGCCGAGTTGAAGAAAAACCCTTATGCTCAACGCCCCTTGGAAGGACCACAATCAGTAGCAGTACTGTTTGATAAAACCTCCACCCGCACCCGCTTCTCCTTCGAAGCAGGCATTGCCGAACTCGGGGGTAACCCCATCGTTGTTGAAACTGCCAAAACCCAAATGGGCAAAGGTGAAACCTACCAAGACACCGCAGCCGTGCTGTCACGCATGGTCACAGCGATTGTGTGGCGCACCTACGCCCACGCCGGATTCTGGGCCATGGCCGAAACTAGCCGCGTACCCATTATCAACGCACTGTGTGAAGACTTCCATCCCTGCCAAATCTTGGCAGACCTGCAGACCATCATTGAAAACCTGTGCCCCGACCAAGGGCAAGCAGGGCTTAAGGGGCGCAAAGCCGTGTACCTCGGTGACGGCGACAACAACATGGCCAATTCGTATATGCTCGGATTCGCCACAGCAGGCATGGATATTTCCATCATTGCCCCCGAACAGTTCCAGCCAAAAGCCCAGTTCGTGGAACGCGCACGCACCCGTGCTTTACTCACCGGCGCACAGGTTGTGGTCACCTCTGATCTGAACGAAGTTCACGGCGCTGACGTGGTCATTACCGACACGTGGGTATCTATGGGAATGGAAGACGACGGGCTGGATCGCACCACCCCATTTATGCCCTATCAAGTCAACGATGAAATTATGCAGAAGGCTAATAAAAATGCTATATTTATGCATTGTTTGCCGGCATACCGCGGAAGTGAAGTCACTGCCTCGGTTATCGACGGCCCACAGTCAGTAGTCTTCGATGAAGCAGAGAACCGACTGCATGCGCAGAAGGCTCTACTCACATGGCTCATCGCACACCAGCCGAAGAATCAGTAG